Proteins from a single region of Nitrososphaerota archaeon:
- a CDS encoding TCP-1/cpn60 chaperonin family protein, translating into MSTTAIPAVTQSGQPVLILKEGSSQSRGREAQRNNIAAAKLISEVVKSSIGPRGMDKMLVDSLGDVTITNDGATMLKEIDVQHPAAKMLVEVSKTTDNEVGDGTTSAVVLAGALLEKAEELLDKNVHPTVIVDGYSKASRKAIESLEDVAEKVSSSDKEWLVKVAKTSMQTKLVSKEAQDLAELVVEATLAVAEKADKGYRVDIDNVKVEKKPGGSLKDTRLIQGIVLDKEVVHSGMPKSVDKAKIALVSAPFEIEKTEFDAKLNINDPSMMKKFLDEETKMLKGMVDKVAEVGANVVICQKGIDDIAQHYLAKSGILAVRRAKESDMTKLAKATGGRVVNNFEDLSPGDLGYAGHVEERKVEEDKWVFVEGAKNPKAVTILVRGGTQRIVDEGERSLHDALMVTKDVIERPAVVAGGGAAEAEAAAQVLKWADKLTGREQLAAQKFAEALESIPIALALNAGMDPIDAQVEFRAKHATENGKWFGIEAADGKVKDMYQRQVIEPLAVKVQIIRSATEAASMILRIDDVIAAGKSKAPAGPPGGAGGMGGEGGEFD; encoded by the coding sequence ATGTCAACAACCGCGATTCCGGCAGTCACCCAGTCTGGGCAGCCCGTCCTGATTCTTAAGGAAGGGTCGAGCCAGAGCAGGGGCAGGGAGGCCCAGAGGAACAACATAGCGGCCGCTAAGCTGATCTCAGAGGTAGTGAAGAGCTCCATAGGGCCGAGGGGTATGGACAAGATGCTCGTAGACTCTCTCGGAGACGTCACCATCACCAATGATGGCGCGACGATGCTGAAGGAGATAGACGTGCAGCACCCGGCAGCCAAGATGCTGGTAGAAGTGTCCAAGACCACCGACAACGAGGTCGGCGACGGGACGACTTCTGCGGTAGTGCTCGCAGGAGCGTTGCTGGAGAAGGCAGAGGAGCTCCTTGACAAGAACGTTCACCCTACCGTCATAGTAGACGGCTATTCGAAGGCCTCGAGGAAGGCCATCGAGTCCCTGGAGGACGTGGCCGAGAAGGTCTCCTCGAGCGACAAGGAGTGGCTGGTGAAGGTCGCGAAGACCAGCATGCAGACCAAGTTGGTCTCGAAGGAAGCTCAGGACCTTGCGGAACTCGTGGTCGAGGCGACCCTGGCGGTGGCGGAGAAGGCAGATAAGGGGTACAGGGTGGACATCGACAACGTAAAGGTGGAGAAGAAGCCCGGCGGCTCGCTGAAGGACACCAGGCTCATTCAGGGGATAGTGCTGGACAAGGAAGTGGTCCACTCTGGCATGCCGAAGTCGGTGGACAAAGCCAAGATCGCCCTCGTCAGCGCTCCTTTCGAGATAGAAAAGACGGAATTCGACGCCAAGCTCAACATCAACGACCCCAGCATGATGAAGAAGTTCCTGGACGAAGAGACGAAGATGTTGAAGGGTATGGTGGACAAGGTCGCTGAAGTGGGGGCTAACGTCGTCATCTGCCAGAAGGGTATCGACGACATCGCCCAGCACTACCTTGCGAAGTCCGGGATTCTCGCCGTACGGAGGGCGAAGGAGTCGGACATGACCAAGCTAGCGAAAGCGACAGGCGGCAGGGTGGTGAACAACTTCGAGGACCTTTCTCCCGGCGACCTCGGCTATGCGGGGCACGTAGAAGAGAGGAAGGTCGAAGAAGACAAATGGGTGTTCGTAGAGGGAGCCAAGAACCCGAAGGCGGTCACCATACTGGTGAGAGGCGGGACCCAGCGCATCGTAGACGAGGGCGAGAGGTCCCTCCACGACGCCCTGATGGTGACCAAAGACGTCATCGAGAGGCCGGCGGTGGTAGCCGGCGGTGGCGCGGCGGAGGCGGAGGCGGCAGCTCAGGTCCTCAAGTGGGCGGACAAGCTCACGGGGAGGGAGCAGCTCGCAGCCCAGAAGTTCGCCGAGGCCCTCGAGTCGATACCCATCGCCCTCGCGCTCAACGCAGGTATGGACCCCATCGACGCGCAGGTGGAGTTCAGAGCGAAGCACGCTACGGAGAACGGGAAGTGGTTCGGGATCGAAGCCGCGGACGGGAAGGTCAAGGACATGTACCAGCGCCAGGTCATCGAGCCTCTGGCCGTGAAGGTTCAGATCATCAGGTCTGCCACCGAGGCGGCCTCGATGATACTGAGGATCGATGACGTCATCGCCGCAGGGAAGTCGAAGGCGCCGGCGGGACCCCCCGGGGGAGCCGGCGGGATGGGCGGCGAAGGCGGCGAGTTCGACTAG
- a CDS encoding 4a-hydroxytetrahydrobiopterin dehydratase, which yields MRRHLRGYLNPKGLDLTENLPRLLGDARQARRLFPLDSERRRDQGNSRDPGQRLGRGDERDPRLLHGSPRGTRLRDPFHLARNDGRVEPGRHLGLRAADPLQGLRGRPEKLLLFSHATETRTQLGRKLPLSTTVAASVKLKADAHSQASVPRLLKAPEVDRALKGLEGWKREWKFITRTLEFDTFMEGVAFVGRVAAVAEKQEHHPDIHIRYTRVTLALQTHSEGGVTSWDIGLAKAIQQVAPARKPEKARSTLPPAKRI from the coding sequence ATGCGCCGACACCTCCGCGGCTACTTAAATCCTAAAGGACTGGATCTCACGGAGAATCTTCCTCGTCTCCTGGGCGATGCTCGCCAGGCTCGCCGGCTCTTTCCCCTTGATAGCGAACGACGACGCGACCAGGGCAACTCCCGCGACCCCGGTCAGCGGCTCGGGCGCGGCGATGAGCGCGACCCCCGCCTTCTTCATGGCAGCCCCCGGGGAACTCGGCTTCGTGACCCTTTCCACCTGGCGCGAAATGACGGACGAGTCGAGCCCGGACGCCACCTCGGACTTCGAGCTGCTGATCCTCTGCAGGGACTGCGCGGTCGACCGGAGAAGCTCCTTCTTTTCTCCCATGCGACGGAGACGAGGACGCAGCTGGGTCGTAAACTCCCGTTGTCAACTACAGTTGCCGCTTCGGTAAAACTAAAAGCGGACGCCCACTCCCAGGCATCTGTGCCAAGGCTCCTGAAGGCACCCGAGGTTGACAGGGCCCTGAAGGGCCTCGAGGGATGGAAGCGCGAATGGAAGTTCATCACCAGGACGCTCGAGTTCGACACGTTCATGGAAGGGGTCGCCTTCGTGGGAAGGGTAGCGGCAGTAGCTGAGAAGCAGGAACACCATCCTGACATCCACATCAGATACACTAGAGTCACGCTAGCGCTCCAGACTCACTCGGAAGGAGGCGTGACCAGCTGGGACATCGGCCTGGCGAAGGCCATACAGCAGGTAGCCCCGGCACGGAAGCCCGAAAAGGCCCGCAGTACCCTCCCTCCCGCAAAACGAATATAA
- a CDS encoding ATP-binding protein — MLESQENGFFDNMGGEFDARLKMVTRTTRTTKSDGRELTVSNPLAIIEARFSYKVLDRLLSPNFVAIERSVDGEKRYVMYEVVAVNPTHYQLPGIDASMPTLLRKEYLDTINESWGKSQETWIDLAAIPTNYCAKLQGDGMEYTRASYAPLPGAKALLLSKPAVERFLCVAGGVEIGDMVGFEIPLTVDMDSLIRYHMGAFGFTGAGKSNLTSGLLRTALARDPLLTAVVFDIAGEYAVNLLDLLKAGAKIYTTETMDSASEFVSSQAIPETLETALGREKIEQELAGLYRGGVERLSLLDAGGIDLAWIQSLLQGTVDSGRTGGTSAKIGISRLGMSFYEKRGYRASTRLTDLDKEARDELNALLKDINQSVNERSGLRADLDLIIKMLDAPEGAPTGPARVTPEVLADRLVRGNAPRLNILYMPDPHNARSVAARLIRRLLFLKKKVGNKQRILVLLDEAQEYIPDETADRDFTRDSNLAVEQLLRQGRKYRLHCWMATQRVARLNVNALQQLHSYFVSTLPRMYDRMVIADAFALPYEVLERSAELGTGEWLFVSFKAAKQRNVPVFLKTVNNEGVVARALNH; from the coding sequence ATGCTGGAGAGCCAGGAGAACGGGTTCTTCGACAACATGGGCGGAGAGTTCGACGCCCGCCTCAAGATGGTCACGAGGACTACGAGGACCACCAAGAGCGACGGCAGGGAGCTGACCGTCTCCAACCCGCTCGCGATAATCGAGGCGCGGTTCAGCTACAAGGTCCTCGACAGGCTCCTCTCCCCCAACTTCGTCGCCATAGAAAGGAGCGTCGACGGCGAGAAGCGCTACGTGATGTACGAAGTGGTGGCTGTCAACCCCACGCACTACCAGCTCCCGGGGATCGACGCTTCGATGCCCACCCTCCTCAGGAAGGAGTACCTCGACACCATCAACGAGAGCTGGGGCAAGTCCCAGGAGACCTGGATCGACCTCGCAGCGATCCCGACCAACTACTGCGCGAAGCTGCAGGGCGACGGCATGGAGTACACGCGAGCCTCCTACGCCCCGCTCCCGGGTGCCAAGGCGCTGCTGCTCTCCAAGCCCGCCGTCGAGAGGTTCCTGTGCGTCGCCGGAGGGGTCGAGATCGGCGACATGGTGGGCTTCGAGATTCCGCTCACCGTAGACATGGACAGCCTGATCCGGTATCACATGGGCGCGTTTGGCTTCACCGGCGCAGGGAAGTCAAACCTCACCAGCGGCCTGCTCAGGACGGCCCTGGCGAGGGACCCGCTGCTTACCGCGGTGGTGTTCGACATCGCAGGCGAGTACGCGGTGAACCTGCTCGACCTGCTGAAGGCAGGAGCCAAGATATACACGACCGAGACCATGGACAGCGCCTCGGAGTTCGTAAGCTCCCAGGCCATCCCCGAGACCCTGGAGACCGCCCTGGGGAGGGAGAAGATAGAGCAGGAGTTGGCAGGCCTCTACAGAGGCGGGGTGGAGCGGCTTTCGCTCCTTGATGCCGGCGGGATAGACCTGGCGTGGATACAGTCACTCCTTCAGGGGACCGTCGACTCGGGGAGGACCGGAGGCACTTCGGCCAAGATAGGGATCTCCCGTCTCGGCATGTCCTTCTACGAGAAGAGAGGATACAGGGCGAGCACCAGGCTGACCGACCTGGACAAGGAGGCGAGAGACGAGCTCAACGCCCTGCTGAAGGACATCAACCAGAGCGTCAACGAGCGCTCCGGGCTCAGGGCTGACCTGGACCTCATAATCAAGATGCTCGATGCGCCGGAAGGGGCCCCGACTGGCCCGGCCCGGGTCACCCCCGAGGTGCTTGCCGACCGGCTTGTCCGCGGGAACGCCCCCCGCCTGAACATCCTCTACATGCCTGACCCTCACAACGCGAGGTCGGTCGCGGCCCGGCTGATACGCCGCCTCCTGTTCCTGAAGAAAAAGGTGGGGAACAAGCAGAGGATCCTCGTCTTGCTCGACGAGGCCCAAGAGTACATCCCTGACGAGACGGCAGACCGCGACTTCACCAGAGACTCGAACCTGGCGGTGGAGCAGCTCCTCCGTCAGGGGAGGAAGTATAGGCTCCACTGCTGGATGGCCACGCAGAGGGTCGCCAGGCTCAACGTGAACGCCCTGCAGCAGCTCCACAGCTACTTCGTGAGCACCCTTCCGCGGATGTACGACAGGATGGTGATAGCTGACGCCTTCGCGCTCCCTTACGAGGTACTCGAGAGGTCTGCCGAACTCGGCACGGGGGAGTGGCTCTTCGTGTCCTTCAAGGCGGCGAAGCAGAGGAACGTCCCTGTATTCCTGAAGACCGTCAACAACGAGGGCGTCGTCGCCAGGGCCCTGAATCACTAG
- a CDS encoding MFS transporter encodes MQYKYVVLINTTIGAFMAVLDSNIVLIALPTITADLHATPFEAVWIIMGYILVTASLLMTFGRLSDILGRVKLYNLGFALFTVGSALCSVAPNGISLVLFRLVQGSGGALIFSNAAALLTDAFPVTERGRALGLNQVAGTVGSVLGLALGGVLAGSFLGWRSIFWINIPFGAFATGWAYLKLKEISEPRRGEKLDPLGNVLFSGGLTVFLVGLMLGALIGWSPTYLAVMGTGLAMVGGFVVVESRTRYPMMDLTLFKIRAFATGMASNLLASVARGGISLVLVFYFQGVLLLSAFTSGLWLIPYSIAFVTLGPLSGYLSDRVGSRGLATAGLIVVAAALFWFGAFPLGTADSYLRLLVPMALAGAGGGLFVAPNIASIMNATPTPRRGIASGMSSTLVNTGFLLSLGLAFAVMAASVPSAVLQAIFAGSPTGVVNPAVEAAFVGSLHGLFLILGVISLFAAVPAFMTKRQKGTHDGTPEMMPE; translated from the coding sequence TTGCAGTACAAGTACGTGGTCCTCATCAACACGACCATCGGGGCGTTCATGGCGGTCCTGGACTCCAACATAGTGCTCATCGCCCTTCCGACCATCACCGCTGACCTGCACGCGACCCCCTTCGAGGCGGTGTGGATCATCATGGGGTACATCCTCGTCACGGCCTCCCTCCTGATGACCTTCGGAAGGCTCTCAGACATCCTCGGGAGGGTGAAGCTCTACAACCTCGGGTTCGCGCTCTTCACCGTGGGCTCCGCCCTTTGCAGCGTCGCCCCCAACGGGATCTCCCTCGTCCTATTCAGGCTGGTGCAAGGGTCGGGGGGCGCGCTCATATTCTCTAACGCCGCCGCCCTCCTCACCGACGCCTTCCCCGTCACGGAAAGAGGGAGGGCCCTCGGGCTCAACCAGGTAGCCGGGACGGTGGGATCTGTCCTCGGCCTGGCGCTCGGCGGTGTCCTTGCCGGCTCCTTCCTCGGGTGGAGGTCGATCTTCTGGATCAACATACCCTTCGGCGCCTTCGCTACCGGCTGGGCTTATCTCAAACTGAAGGAAATATCGGAGCCCCGCCGTGGTGAGAAGCTGGACCCCCTGGGGAACGTCCTATTCTCAGGGGGGCTGACGGTGTTCCTGGTGGGGCTTATGCTCGGCGCGCTCATAGGCTGGTCCCCTACTTACCTTGCTGTGATGGGGACGGGGCTGGCCATGGTGGGGGGGTTCGTCGTGGTCGAGTCCAGAACGCGCTACCCCATGATGGACCTGACTCTGTTCAAGATAAGGGCGTTCGCAACAGGGATGGCGAGCAACCTGCTGGCGTCGGTGGCGCGCGGAGGGATCTCCCTGGTCCTAGTGTTCTATTTTCAAGGGGTCCTGCTCCTGAGCGCGTTCACGTCGGGGCTCTGGCTCATCCCATATTCGATCGCCTTCGTCACTCTCGGCCCCCTGAGCGGGTACCTCTCTGACAGGGTTGGGTCCAGGGGGCTGGCGACGGCAGGGCTGATCGTGGTCGCGGCCGCGCTCTTCTGGTTCGGGGCATTCCCCCTGGGGACGGCGGACAGCTATCTGCGGCTGTTGGTCCCAATGGCCCTCGCGGGGGCTGGAGGCGGTCTCTTCGTCGCGCCAAACATAGCCTCGATAATGAACGCGACTCCCACGCCCAGGAGGGGGATAGCGTCGGGGATGTCGTCGACCTTGGTCAACACCGGGTTCCTCCTCAGCTTGGGACTGGCGTTCGCGGTGATGGCCGCCAGCGTCCCATCGGCAGTCCTCCAGGCGATATTCGCGGGGTCCCCCACGGGGGTGGTGAACCCGGCCGTCGAGGCGGCATTCGTGGGGTCGCTGCACGGGCTCTTCCTGATCCTGGGGGTGATCAGCCTCTTCGCGGCGGTCCCCGCTTTCATGACCAAGCGTCAGAAAGGGACCCATGACGGGACGCCTGAGATGATGCCAGAGTGA
- a CDS encoding CoA-binding protein, with amino-acid sequence MDKFTVQPTEVMKRYRLIAVVGASKNPEKEANTVPAYLQQHGYTIVPVNPTADVVLGQKTYPTLADIPEETAQKIEVVDVFRPSEEFPQVARQVAEMKKKTGRPFVFWGQLGLENEEAKKILADAGVDYVMDKCMRIEHRVAEGWK; translated from the coding sequence ATGGACAAGTTTACGGTTCAGCCGACCGAAGTGATGAAGAGATACAGGCTCATCGCGGTGGTGGGCGCGTCGAAGAACCCGGAGAAAGAGGCAAACACGGTCCCTGCGTACCTGCAACAGCACGGATACACCATAGTACCGGTCAACCCTACCGCGGACGTGGTGCTCGGCCAGAAGACATATCCGACGCTTGCGGACATCCCCGAAGAAACAGCGCAGAAGATCGAGGTGGTGGATGTGTTCAGACCGTCCGAGGAGTTCCCCCAGGTGGCCAGACAGGTGGCGGAGATGAAGAAGAAGACGGGGAGGCCCTTTGTGTTCTGGGGGCAGCTCGGCCTGGAGAACGAGGAGGCGAAGAAGATCCTCGCCGACGCCGGAGTGGACTACGTGATGGACAAATGCATGCGGATAGAGCACAGGGTCGCGGAAGGCTGGAAGTAA
- a CDS encoding DUF4349 domain-containing protein yields the protein MNRLGGVSRRRALLGLAAAIVAGGFVVALVNMGAGLTARPAVQTLPVSSGFDQSIASNYILGAHESNPPSSPYQTVVVSQAETASTTSGGGTAAASNGTQGSPGGDIEISTSLVLSASSPEQTASAVSALAYSVGGYVAYQSTYNSSAYVVIRVPAAEYRAVLGQVEGMGSFVSLTTNSNDVTVQYTDLNATLISLQTEQGALLKLLNESSTVNGTLAIESQLQQVNQQINEVESQILQTRTLIAYATISVTVGETSAPSPLSLTLSVTPDNGTVPLSVTFNAVVKGGSQPYVVNYNFGDGYAAQGQILIHTYYEPGDYNVLVSVTDQNGTVVERSATVKVVAPGVGSGFSTFINTVGGLLVGVVEGIVEVAVVALPIAAVGAAILIPLRRKNQKPVRQDQ from the coding sequence GTGAACAGGCTCGGAGGGGTGAGCAGGAGGAGGGCGCTCCTAGGTTTGGCTGCGGCGATAGTCGCGGGGGGTTTCGTCGTCGCCCTGGTCAACATGGGCGCGGGTCTCACGGCGCGACCCGCCGTTCAGACCCTGCCGGTCTCTTCGGGCTTCGACCAGTCCATAGCTTCGAATTACATTCTCGGCGCGCATGAGAGCAACCCCCCTAGCTCGCCTTACCAGACGGTGGTCGTCAGCCAGGCCGAGACCGCCAGCACCACTTCTGGGGGCGGAACCGCGGCGGCTTCCAATGGGACCCAGGGCTCTCCGGGAGGGGACATCGAGATTTCGACTTCGCTTGTCCTATCCGCCTCCTCCCCCGAACAGACCGCCTCCGCGGTGTCGGCCCTAGCTTACTCGGTAGGAGGGTACGTAGCCTACCAGTCGACCTACAACAGCTCCGCTTATGTCGTGATCAGGGTACCGGCGGCCGAATATCGCGCGGTCCTGGGGCAGGTCGAGGGCATGGGGTCGTTCGTCAGCCTGACGACGAACTCAAACGATGTGACCGTGCAGTACACCGACCTCAACGCGACGCTGATCTCCCTGCAGACGGAACAGGGAGCCCTGCTGAAGCTCCTCAACGAGTCTTCCACAGTAAACGGGACGTTGGCCATAGAGTCCCAGCTGCAGCAAGTGAACCAGCAAATCAACGAGGTGGAGAGCCAGATCCTTCAGACCAGGACTCTCATAGCCTACGCGACCATCAGCGTCACGGTCGGCGAGACCTCCGCTCCCTCCCCCCTTTCCCTGACCCTTTCCGTCACTCCCGACAACGGCACGGTCCCGTTGAGCGTCACCTTCAACGCAGTCGTGAAAGGCGGGTCCCAGCCGTACGTGGTGAACTACAACTTTGGAGACGGATACGCGGCCCAGGGGCAGATCCTGATACACACGTATTACGAGCCGGGCGACTACAATGTCCTCGTTAGCGTGACTGACCAGAACGGGACCGTGGTCGAGAGGAGCGCCACGGTCAAGGTGGTTGCCCCTGGCGTAGGTTCGGGGTTCTCCACGTTCATCAACACCGTCGGGGGGCTCCTTGTCGGCGTCGTCGAAGGGATCGTGGAGGTCGCGGTGGTGGCGCTGCCGATCGCCGCCGTCGGCGCGGCGATACTCATCCCGCTGAGGCGAAAGAACCAGAAGCCCGTCAGGCAGGACCAGTAG
- a CDS encoding helix-turn-helix transcriptional regulator, protein MVSLTKSEELDRKTLNSCAIVHKTWNEITRTWTLPTIHMLGQIEPTRFNVLKRHIDGISATSLAERLSQLEKFGVVQRKVYAEEKPRIEYSLTVKGHEVYRILCELANWSKRWEGKEPNSREFLVAK, encoded by the coding sequence ATGGTTAGCTTGACCAAGTCAGAGGAGCTTGACCGGAAGACGCTCAACTCGTGCGCCATCGTCCACAAGACCTGGAACGAGATCACGCGGACTTGGACCTTGCCCACGATCCACATGCTGGGCCAGATTGAGCCGACGAGGTTCAACGTGCTGAAGAGGCACATTGACGGGATAAGCGCCACCTCGCTCGCCGAGAGGCTGTCACAGCTCGAGAAGTTCGGAGTGGTGCAGAGGAAGGTTTACGCCGAGGAGAAGCCGAGGATTGAATACTCGCTCACCGTCAAAGGGCATGAGGTCTACAGGATCCTCTGCGAGCTCGCCAACTGGTCGAAGCGCTGGGAAGGGAAGGAACCCAACAGCCGCGAGTTCCTGGTCGCAAAGTAA